One segment of Sulfurovum riftiae DNA contains the following:
- a CDS encoding cation-translocating P-type ATPase, translating into MDFHTKKIDEVFSILETKPSGLDQEEVSARQEKYGLNILPSKPDMTLFQHFLQQFKSPIIYILLLAAFMALTIREYMDAGFIFAVLVLNAIIGTYQEYSASQKAKVLQSLIKSTAMVLREGVIQEIESRLIVPGDILVFEPGTKVAADVRLTETKNLIVDESLLTGESIDVHKDADFISDKTHLPLSERKNMLFAGTYISTGRGRGIVVATGKDTEAGKIAQLLNRKSKARIPLLEKMEKLSFTISIVIGFMVLFLFAIGLLKGMGFYALFLFSVALAVSTIPEGLPVAITVALTSASIAMSKRNVIIRKLAAIEGLGACTLIASDKTGTLTQNRLSVEYFVSPHRVYDTSTLNEVHDKVYLASILCNEIHYETSEDGGFDFFGDQVDMALARFVANADESYIKHSRSYRKIDEIPYEPVNRFSAVMLERDGQIFQFVKGSPETVLEHCDITEEEKQAILGDVDAWALKGYRTIALAHKESTDEEKINLKNFNYLGFVAIIDPVRKESPEAIRKAHEAGIKVVMITGDHPNTALCIAKELGIASSDEAVMSEKELFEWEKNGAKAEVLKNKTVFSRVSPEQKMKIVIAYQTLGHYVAVTGDGVNDAPALKHANIGVAMGKSGTDIAKATSDIILTDDNFASIINGIEEGRRAHDNIRKVIYLLISTGFAELVLVMLSFLTGLPLPLLPVQLLWLNLVTNGIEDVMLGLEKAEPGLLKRKPRSPQEPIFNRLMLRRIAVGGLYIGFVSFTLFYFLLQSGESVESARNIVLLLMVLFENVHVFNARSEINYLYNIDYRNSMFLIFWVVFTQLLHLSCMHIPFMQDILSIQPVSLDTWMKLSTLALGLVLVMETDKWLMRRNTNKKHYMPWYTGEKV; encoded by the coding sequence ATGGATTTTCATACCAAAAAGATCGATGAAGTTTTTTCCATTTTAGAGACAAAGCCTTCAGGGCTGGACCAGGAAGAGGTCTCTGCAAGGCAGGAGAAGTACGGCCTGAACATCCTTCCCTCAAAACCCGATATGACACTTTTCCAACATTTCCTGCAGCAGTTCAAAAGCCCCATTATCTACATATTGCTTTTGGCAGCGTTCATGGCTTTGACCATCAGAGAGTATATGGATGCCGGTTTTATTTTTGCCGTTCTGGTATTGAATGCGATCATCGGAACCTACCAGGAGTATTCAGCCTCCCAAAAAGCCAAAGTGCTTCAAAGCCTTATCAAGTCAACGGCCATGGTACTCAGAGAGGGTGTCATCCAGGAGATAGAGAGCCGACTGATCGTACCCGGGGATATTCTTGTATTTGAACCGGGAACCAAAGTGGCAGCCGATGTCAGACTGACAGAGACGAAAAACCTCATAGTCGATGAATCTCTCCTTACAGGTGAATCCATAGATGTCCATAAAGATGCGGACTTTATCAGTGACAAGACCCATCTTCCTCTCTCGGAGAGAAAAAATATGCTTTTTGCCGGTACCTATATCTCAACTGGAAGAGGAAGGGGTATCGTCGTAGCTACGGGGAAAGATACCGAGGCAGGGAAAATAGCACAGCTGCTCAACAGGAAAAGCAAGGCAAGGATCCCTCTACTTGAAAAGATGGAGAAGCTTTCCTTTACCATCTCCATCGTTATAGGGTTCATGGTCCTGTTCCTTTTTGCCATAGGCCTGCTGAAAGGCATGGGTTTTTACGCCCTCTTTCTTTTCTCTGTCGCCCTGGCAGTGTCGACCATACCCGAAGGGCTTCCTGTAGCCATTACGGTCGCACTGACCTCCGCTTCCATTGCAATGTCCAAACGGAACGTGATCATACGCAAGCTGGCTGCCATTGAAGGTCTGGGAGCCTGTACCCTCATAGCCAGTGACAAAACAGGGACACTCACCCAGAACAGACTCAGTGTGGAATACTTCGTGTCGCCGCACAGGGTCTATGATACCTCCACCCTGAATGAAGTGCATGACAAGGTCTACCTGGCTTCCATTCTATGTAACGAAATACACTATGAAACATCCGAGGACGGCGGATTTGACTTTTTCGGGGACCAGGTGGACATGGCACTGGCGCGCTTCGTGGCCAATGCAGACGAATCCTATATAAAACACTCAAGATCATACAGGAAAATAGATGAGATCCCCTATGAACCTGTCAACAGGTTCTCTGCGGTCATGTTGGAAAGGGACGGACAGATCTTTCAGTTCGTCAAAGGCTCTCCCGAAACGGTACTGGAGCACTGCGACATAACAGAGGAGGAGAAACAGGCCATATTAGGTGATGTGGATGCGTGGGCGCTTAAAGGGTACAGAACGATCGCACTTGCCCATAAAGAATCTACGGACGAAGAGAAGATCAACCTGAAGAACTTCAACTATCTCGGCTTTGTAGCCATTATAGACCCGGTAAGAAAAGAGAGCCCGGAAGCGATAAGAAAAGCCCATGAAGCGGGCATAAAAGTAGTAATGATCACCGGCGATCATCCCAATACTGCACTCTGTATAGCCAAAGAACTTGGTATCGCCTCTTCGGATGAAGCAGTCATGAGTGAAAAAGAGCTGTTTGAGTGGGAAAAGAACGGTGCAAAGGCAGAAGTGCTGAAAAACAAGACCGTCTTTTCCCGTGTAAGTCCGGAACAGAAGATGAAGATCGTAATTGCCTATCAGACCCTTGGGCACTATGTTGCCGTCACAGGGGACGGTGTGAATGATGCCCCTGCCCTCAAACATGCCAATATCGGTGTGGCCATGGGCAAGAGCGGTACAGATATCGCCAAGGCTACCAGCGATATCATCTTGACGGATGACAACTTCGCCTCCATTATAAACGGTATCGAAGAGGGAAGAAGGGCTCATGACAACATACGAAAGGTCATCTACCTGCTCATATCGACAGGATTTGCCGAACTGGTTCTGGTTATGCTCTCTTTTCTCACCGGATTGCCCCTGCCCCTGCTACCTGTCCAGCTTTTGTGGCTCAATCTCGTCACCAATGGCATAGAAGATGTGATGCTGGGACTTGAAAAGGCGGAACCGGGTCTGTTGAAGAGAAAACCGAGATCGCCGCAGGAGCCTATTTTCAACAGATTGATGCTCAGACGTATAGCAGTGGGAGGTCTCTATATCGGTTTTGTTTCCTTCACGCTCTTTTACTTCCTGCTGCAAAGCGGAGAGAGTGTGGAGAGTGCCAGGAACATTGTACTTCTTCTTATGGTACTGTTCGAGAATGTCCATGTTTTCAATGCAAGGTCGGAGATCAATTATCTGTATAATATAGACTACAGAAACAGTATGTTCCTCATCTTCTGGGTTGTTTTCACTCAGCTTTTGCACCTTAGCTGTATGCATATTCCTTTTATGCAGGACATACTGTCGATCCAACCGGTCTCCCTGGATACATGGATGAAACTCAGCACCCTTGCCTTGGGTCTTGTATTGGTAATGGAGACAGATAAATGGCTGATGCGCAGAAATACAAACAAAAAGCATTATATGCCTTGGTACACAGGAGAAAAAGTATGA